A part of Doryrhamphus excisus isolate RoL2022-K1 chromosome 8, RoL_Dexc_1.0, whole genome shotgun sequence genomic DNA contains:
- the LOC131134500 gene encoding dehydrogenase/reductase SDR family member 13-like, whose translation MRISIWPSVMAVLLGFLAVVVACYLFIYYGVFRGARISIPLKLNGKTVIVTGSNTGIGKATALELANRGARVILACRNKEKAEAAVFDVRRESGNAQVVFMHLDLASLKSVRSFVETFLTSEPRLDILINNAAHMGPGHTEDGFGMAFGVNHLGHFLLTNLLLERMQQCGPGRIVNVGAFLHRLGNIDFSLVASKKDLVPAQSAWQNFLAYCSSKLCNVLFTRELANRLEGSRVTCYSLHPGVINTELCRNMSWWQQFLLTPFAKIFFMDPEGGSQCTLYCALQEGIEPLSGRDFSNCALQQVGRKGRDDALAKKLWDVSERLTGLSS comes from the exons ATGCGCATATCTATTTGGCCCAGCGTAATGGCCGTGCTGCTTGGCTTCCTTGCAGTAGTCGTCGCTTGTTACTTGTTTATTtactatggtgtgttcagggGGGCGAGGATATCTATCCCTTTGAAGCTGAACGGGAAAACTGTCATCGTGACAG GAAGCAACACGGGTATTGGGAAGGCCACAGCTTTGGAATTGGCCAACAGAGGAGCTCGAGTTATTCTGGCCTGTCGTAACAAAGAGAAAGCTGAGGCTGCTGTCTTCGACGTCCGCAGA GAGAGTGGGAATGCTCAGGTTGTGTTCATGCACTTGGATCTGGCAAGCTTGAAGTCCGTACGCAGCTTTGTGGAAACCTTCTTGACATCTGAACCCAGGTTGGACATTCTTATCAACAACGCAG CTCATATGGGCCCTGGGCACACGGAGGATGGCTTTGGTATGGCGTTTGGGGTCAACCACCTGGGTCACTTCCTGCTCACCAACCTTCTCCTGGAGCGAATGCAGCAGTGCGGACCCGGTCGCATCGTCAATGTGGGCGCTTTCTTGCACCGCCTCGGCAACATCGATTTCTCCCTCGTGGCTTCCAAAAAGGATTTGGTGCCAGCTCAGTCGGCCTGGCAAAACTTTCTGGCCTACTGCAGCAGCAAGCTGTGTAATGTGCTGTTTACCAGAGAGCTGGCTAACAGGTTGGAGGGGTCAAGGGTCACCTGCTACAGCCTCCACCCAG GGGTTATCAACACGGAATTGTGTCGCAATATGAGCTGGTGGCAGCAGTTTTTGCTGACGCCCTTTGCAAAGATCTTCTTTATGGACCCGGAGGGCGGCTCCCAGTGCACCCTTTACTGTGCCCTCCAGGAGGGCATTGAGCCTCTTAGCGGACGTGATTTTTCCAACTGTGCCTTGCAACAGGTGGGACGCAAAGGGCGAGACGATGCCTTGGCAAAAAAACTATGGGATGTGAGTGAGAGATTAACCGGTTTGTCATCATAG